The following proteins are co-located in the Leishmania panamensis strain MHOM/PA/94/PSC-1 chromosome 26 sequence genome:
- a CDS encoding hypothetical protein (TriTrypDB/GeneDB-style sysID: LpmP.26.0990), whose protein sequence is MSSSSSALDKLAHEINTYLDNTQATGSGDVGPVLFHWARVQMEIHDLSQRIQQKSIVLEDGARSSLQGVM, encoded by the coding sequence ATGAGCTCCAGCTCCAGTGCCCTGGATAAGCTGGCGCACGAAATAAACACGTATCTCGACAACACACAGGCGACCGGAAGTGGAGACGTGGGTCCCGTGCTTTTTCATTGGGCCAGAGTACAGATGGAGATTCATGATTTGAGCCAGCGCATTCAGCAAAAGAGCATTGTGCTGGAAGACGGGGCACGAAGCTCATTACAAGGTGTTATGTGA